Proteins encoded together in one Otariodibacter oris window:
- the ttcA gene encoding tRNA 2-thiocytidine(32) synthetase TtcA, which yields MNQDSSQHTQKDKKQTYNFNKLQKRLRRNVGNAIADFNMIEEGDKVMVCLSGGKDSYTLLDILLNLRINAPIHFDIVAVNLDQKQPGFPEHILPEYLDSIGVEYKIVEENTYGIVKEKIPEGKTTCSLCSRLRRGILYRTATELGATKIALGHHRDDMLETLFLNMFYGGKLKSMPPKLMSDDGKQIVIRPLAYCKEKDIEKYAVAKRFPIIPCNLCGSQPNLQRQVVKEMLQVWDRQYPGRIETMFSALQNVTPSHLCDPKLFDFKGIKHGAVIEGIEGDIAFDKEEIPTTPVVQDEDQQEYFENGVIAFKAIE from the coding sequence ATGAATCAAGACTCGTCACAACACACGCAAAAAGACAAAAAACAGACTTATAATTTTAATAAATTACAAAAAAGATTACGTCGCAATGTCGGTAATGCAATTGCTGATTTTAATATGATTGAAGAAGGCGATAAAGTTATGGTTTGCCTTTCTGGTGGAAAAGATAGCTATACTTTACTCGATATTTTATTAAATTTAAGAATCAATGCACCTATTCATTTTGATATTGTTGCCGTCAATCTTGACCAAAAACAACCGGGTTTTCCAGAGCATATTTTGCCCGAATATTTAGACAGCATTGGCGTAGAATATAAAATCGTTGAAGAAAATACCTATGGTATTGTGAAAGAGAAGATCCCAGAAGGGAAAACAACTTGCTCACTTTGTTCTCGTTTACGTCGTGGTATTTTATATCGTACAGCTACAGAGTTGGGCGCAACTAAAATTGCTTTAGGGCATCACCGAGATGATATGCTCGAAACACTCTTTTTAAATATGTTCTATGGTGGAAAATTAAAAAGTATGCCACCGAAACTAATGAGTGATGATGGAAAACAAATCGTGATCCGACCGCTTGCTTATTGCAAAGAAAAAGATATTGAAAAATATGCGGTGGCTAAGCGATTCCCAATTATTCCTTGTAACCTTTGTGGATCACAACCAAATCTACAACGCCAAGTGGTGAAAGAGATGCTACAGGTTTGGGATAGACAATATCCGGGTAGAATCGAAACCATGTTTAGTGCATTACAAAATGTCACGCCTTCGCACTTGTGTGATCCAAAACTTTTTGATTTTAAAGGCATAAAACATGGTGCAGTGATTGAGGGTATTGAGGGCGATATCGCTTTCGATAAAGAAGAAATTCCGACAACACCCGTTGTTCAAGACGAAGATCAGCAAGAATACTTTGAAAATGGCGTGATCGCATTTAAAGCAATTGAGTAA
- the tnaC gene encoding tryptophanase leader peptide: MRHTLSFSQIWFTIDPKLSFFFPIKI; encoded by the coding sequence ATGAGGCATACGTTATCATTTAGTCAAATTTGGTTCACCATCGACCCTAAACTTTCATTTTTCTTTCCCATAAAAATCTAA
- a CDS encoding TusE/DsrC/DsvC family sulfur relay protein, whose amino-acid sequence MNNFIEVNNQQIPTDEFGYLKNLDDWSEEVAVAIAQKDGLELTEAQWEIVYFVRDFYQEYKTSPAIRMLVKALAQKFGAEKGNSRYLQRLFPEGPAKQATKIAGLPKPAKCL is encoded by the coding sequence ATGAATAATTTTATCGAAGTAAATAATCAACAAATTCCCACAGATGAATTTGGATATTTAAAGAATCTTGATGATTGGTCGGAAGAGGTAGCGGTTGCTATTGCTCAAAAAGATGGGCTTGAATTAACGGAAGCTCAATGGGAAATTGTCTATTTTGTGCGGGATTTTTATCAGGAATATAAAACCTCGCCCGCAATCAGAATGTTAGTAAAAGCATTGGCACAAAAATTTGGGGCAGAAAAAGGTAACAGCCGTTATTTACAGCGTTTATTCCCAGAAGGACCAGCAAAACAAGCTACAAAAATTGCAGGACTTCCAAAACCTGCTAAGTGTTTATAA
- a CDS encoding Bax inhibitor-1 family protein, translated as MQDRLVTSARSESLLSTHKVLRNTYFLLALTLTFSAVVAMVSMSLNLPPLPWWGLLVGFYGLLFLTNATANSGMGLVSVFALTGFLGYTLGPILNAYISYGLGDVVGLALGATAAVFFACSAYVLTTKKDMSFLSGMMIALFVVLLVGVIANIFLTIPALSLAISALFIIFSTGAILLATSNIIHGGETNYIRATVDLYVSLYNLFLSFLQIFGVLGNDD; from the coding sequence ATGCAAGATCGTTTAGTAACGAGTGCACGTAGTGAGTCGCTACTGAGTACCCACAAAGTATTACGTAATACTTACTTTTTATTAGCATTGACGTTGACATTCTCTGCTGTTGTGGCGATGGTATCAATGTCATTAAACTTACCACCTTTACCTTGGTGGGGCTTGTTGGTAGGCTTTTATGGTTTACTTTTTTTAACTAACGCAACTGCAAATAGTGGTATGGGTTTAGTGAGTGTATTTGCACTGACTGGCTTTTTAGGTTACACATTGGGTCCTATTTTAAATGCTTATATTAGCTATGGATTGGGTGATGTTGTTGGTCTTGCATTGGGAGCAACGGCAGCAGTATTTTTTGCTTGCTCCGCTTACGTACTAACAACGAAGAAAGATATGTCTTTCTTATCAGGAATGATGATCGCACTATTTGTTGTATTACTTGTTGGTGTAATTGCAAATATTTTCTTAACGATTCCAGCATTAAGCCTAGCAATTAGCGCATTATTTATTATTTTCTCTACTGGCGCAATTTTACTTGCAACAAGTAATATTATTCATGGTGGTGAAACAAATTACATTCGTGCAACAGTTGATTTATATGTATCGCTTTATAATTTATTCCTCAGCTTCTTACAAATCTTTGGTGTATTAGGTAACGATGATTAA
- the tnaA gene encoding tryptophanase, producing the protein MENFKHLPEPFRIRVIEPVKRTTREYREEAILKAGMNPFLLDSEDIFIDLLTDSGTGAITQDMQAAMFRGDESYSGSRSYYALANAVKEIFGYEYTIPTHQGRGAEQIYIPVLIKKREQEKGLDRNKMVVFSNYFFDTTQGHSQLNGATVRNVYTKEAFDTGINADFKGNFDLEKLEQGIKEVGANNVPYIVCTITCNSSGGQPVSLANMKGMYEIAQKYDIPVVMDSARFAENAYFIQQREDAYKDWTIEQITYESYKYADALAMSAKKDAMVPMGGLLCFKNQSMEDVYNECRTLCVVQEGFPTYGGLEGGAMERLAVGLKDGMRQDWLAYRINQIEYLVNGLEAEGIVCQQPGGHAAFVDAGKLLPHIPADQFPAQALACELYKVAGVRAVEIGSFLLGRDPKTGKQLPCPAELLRLTIPRATYTQTHMDFIIEAFKKVKENAPNIKGLTFTYEPKVLRHFTARLKEV; encoded by the coding sequence ATGGAAAATTTTAAACATTTACCAGAGCCGTTTCGTATTCGTGTTATTGAACCCGTAAAAAGAACGACTAGAGAATATAGAGAAGAAGCTATTTTAAAAGCAGGAATGAACCCATTCTTACTTGATAGTGAAGATATCTTTATTGATTTATTAACCGATAGTGGAACAGGTGCAATCACACAAGATATGCAAGCAGCGATGTTTAGAGGGGATGAATCATATAGTGGAAGTCGTAGTTATTACGCACTGGCTAATGCTGTCAAAGAAATTTTTGGCTATGAATACACTATTCCAACCCACCAAGGAAGAGGGGCTGAACAAATTTATATCCCAGTTCTTATTAAAAAAAGAGAACAAGAAAAAGGGCTAGATAGAAATAAAATGGTTGTATTCTCAAATTATTTCTTTGATACCACACAAGGACACAGCCAACTTAATGGGGCAACGGTTCGTAATGTCTATACCAAAGAAGCATTTGATACTGGCATCAATGCCGATTTCAAAGGAAACTTTGATCTAGAAAAACTAGAACAAGGTATCAAAGAAGTTGGCGCAAATAATGTGCCTTATATTGTTTGTACCATTACCTGTAATTCATCTGGTGGACAACCTGTTTCATTGGCAAATATGAAAGGCATGTACGAAATAGCACAAAAATACGATATTCCAGTCGTTATGGATTCCGCTCGTTTCGCTGAAAATGCTTATTTTATTCAACAAAGAGAAGACGCTTATAAAGATTGGACTATCGAGCAAATTACTTATGAAAGCTACAAATATGCTGATGCGTTAGCAATGTCAGCTAAAAAAGATGCCATGGTTCCAATGGGTGGTTTACTCTGTTTTAAAAATCAATCCATGGAAGACGTATATAATGAATGTCGTACACTCTGTGTAGTTCAAGAAGGTTTCCCAACATATGGCGGTCTTGAAGGCGGCGCAATGGAAAGATTAGCCGTGGGTTTAAAAGATGGTATGCGTCAGGATTGGTTAGCTTATAGAATTAATCAAATCGAATACCTAGTTAATGGTTTAGAGGCAGAAGGTATCGTTTGCCAACAACCTGGTGGACACGCTGCTTTCGTCGATGCTGGAAAATTACTTCCGCATATTCCTGCTGATCAGTTCCCTGCTCAAGCATTAGCTTGTGAACTCTACAAAGTGGCTGGTGTTCGTGCAGTAGAAATTGGTTCTTTCTTACTTGGACGCGATCCTAAAACAGGTAAACAATTACCTTGCCCTGCGGAATTGTTACGTTTAACTATTCCACGAGCAACTTATACTCAAACTCATATGGATTTCATTATCGAAGCCTTTAAGAAAGTGAAAGAAAATGCACCGAATATTAAAGGATTAACATTTACTTATGAACCAAAAGTATTACGTCACTTTACTGCACGTTTAAAAGAAGTTTAA
- the xthA gene encoding exodeoxyribonuclease III, producing the protein MKFISFNINGLRARPHQLEAIIEKHQPDVIGLQEIKVSDEDFPYNLVEHLGYHVFHHGQKGHYGVALLTKEKPLAVRKGFPTDDADAQKRMIMADIETPFGVLTVLNGYFPQGENRSHETKFPAKEKFYADLQHYLETELQPENPIVIMGDMNISPTDLDIGIGEPNRKRWLREGKCSFLPEEREWLGRLHGYGLVDTFRAMNPEASDKFSWFDYRSKGFNDNRGLRIDLVLASNPLAQYCVETGIDLEIRAMEKPSDHAPVWATFSK; encoded by the coding sequence ATGAAATTTATTTCTTTTAATATCAATGGACTGAGAGCAAGACCTCATCAACTTGAGGCAATTATTGAAAAGCATCAACCCGATGTCATTGGCTTACAAGAAATTAAAGTGTCTGATGAAGATTTTCCCTACAACCTCGTTGAACATTTGGGCTACCACGTTTTTCATCACGGACAAAAAGGACACTATGGTGTGGCTTTACTCACAAAAGAAAAACCTCTTGCTGTGCGTAAAGGTTTTCCTACCGATGACGCTGATGCCCAAAAACGTATGATTATGGCAGATATTGAAACACCTTTTGGTGTATTGACTGTATTAAATGGCTATTTTCCACAAGGTGAAAATCGTAGTCACGAAACAAAATTCCCTGCTAAAGAAAAATTTTATGCCGATCTACAACACTATCTAGAAACTGAATTACAACCTGAAAATCCAATTGTCATTATGGGCGATATGAATATCAGTCCGACTGATTTAGATATCGGGATTGGCGAACCTAATCGCAAACGTTGGTTAAGAGAAGGAAAATGTTCATTCCTACCCGAAGAACGTGAATGGTTAGGGCGTTTACACGGCTATGGCTTAGTTGATACATTCCGAGCAATGAATCCAGAAGCAAGTGATAAATTCTCGTGGTTTGATTACCGCTCAAAAGGCTTTAATGATAATCGAGGATTACGTATTGACTTAGTGCTAGCCTCAAATCCATTGGCACAATATTGCGTAGAAACAGGGATTGATTTAGAAATTCGAGCAATGGAAAAACCATCAGATCACGCGCCAGTATGGGCAACTTTTTCTAAATAA
- a CDS encoding putative transporter, producing the protein MSDIALTVSLLSLVAVLGLWIGQIKVRGVSLGIGGVLFGGIIIAHFMTQYGIELDPHTLHFIQEFGLILFVYTIGIQVGPGFFSSLKQSGLKLNAFALLTVAISGVLVILLHKLFDVPLPVILGIFSGAVTNTPSLGAGQQILEELGSPTTVMGMGYAIAYPFGIIGILLSMWLIRVIFKINVDKESEDFDNNSTHKKEGLTTLSVRVSNPNLNGLLLSELPDFDRHDVVYSRLKRGEDLFVPKVDTQIQLGDILHLVGERPALRKMLLIIGEETNISLSTKGTLYRTERAVVTNENVFGKKIRQLMLKGKYDVVITRLNRAGIDLIPTGEMALQFGDVLHLVGHQEDIDTVMSIIGNAQHKLQQVQMLPIFIGIGLGVLLGSIPIFVPGFPVALKLGLAGGPLVVALILARIGSLGKLYWFMPPSANLALREIGIVLFLAVVGWKAGGNFFDTLLSNDGLSWIGYGALITFIPLMITGVIARIYGKLNYLTICGLLAGSMTDPPALAFANAIKEGSGASSLSYATVYPLVMFCRIILPQLLAILLWTVGS; encoded by the coding sequence ATGAGTGATATTGCTCTGACGGTTAGCCTACTATCCTTAGTTGCTGTTCTAGGACTGTGGATCGGGCAAATAAAAGTAAGGGGTGTGAGTTTAGGTATTGGAGGCGTGTTATTTGGGGGGATTATTATTGCCCACTTTATGACACAGTACGGTATCGAGCTTGATCCCCACACATTACACTTTATCCAAGAATTTGGATTAATCTTGTTCGTTTACACTATTGGTATTCAAGTTGGACCAGGGTTCTTCTCTTCCCTCAAACAATCTGGTCTAAAATTGAATGCCTTTGCTCTACTCACGGTTGCCATTAGTGGTGTTCTTGTGATTTTATTACACAAGCTCTTTGATGTTCCCCTCCCTGTCATTCTTGGGATTTTCTCTGGTGCGGTGACAAATACTCCATCTTTGGGGGCGGGACAACAAATTCTTGAAGAACTTGGTAGTCCCACAACTGTAATGGGGATGGGATATGCAATTGCTTATCCATTCGGGATCATTGGTATTTTACTTTCCATGTGGCTCATTCGTGTGATCTTCAAAATCAATGTTGATAAAGAATCAGAAGATTTTGATAACAACAGCACTCATAAAAAAGAAGGGCTTACCACATTAAGTGTACGAGTAAGTAATCCTAATTTAAATGGGTTATTACTCAGTGAATTACCTGATTTTGATCGACATGATGTGGTGTATTCTCGCTTAAAGAGAGGCGAAGATCTGTTTGTTCCAAAAGTTGATACGCAGATTCAATTAGGAGATATTCTCCATCTTGTAGGAGAAAGACCAGCCCTAAGAAAAATGCTGTTAATTATTGGGGAAGAAACAAACATTTCACTTTCAACTAAAGGCACTTTATATAGAACAGAACGTGCCGTAGTCACGAATGAAAATGTCTTCGGTAAAAAAATTCGCCAGCTAATGTTAAAGGGTAAATATGATGTTGTAATTACCCGCTTAAATCGTGCTGGGATTGATTTAATTCCTACTGGCGAAATGGCATTACAGTTTGGGGATGTGTTGCATCTTGTGGGTCACCAAGAAGATATTGATACAGTAATGTCAATTATCGGTAACGCTCAACATAAATTACAACAAGTTCAAATGTTGCCTATTTTTATCGGTATTGGATTAGGGGTATTACTAGGTTCTATTCCAATCTTTGTACCGGGTTTCCCTGTGGCATTAAAACTCGGTTTAGCAGGTGGACCACTTGTTGTTGCCTTAATTCTTGCTCGTATCGGTAGCTTAGGTAAACTTTATTGGTTTATGCCACCAAGTGCAAACTTGGCATTACGAGAAATTGGTATCGTGTTATTCCTTGCGGTTGTGGGTTGGAAAGCAGGCGGTAATTTCTTTGATACTTTACTCAGTAATGATGGTTTATCATGGATTGGCTATGGTGCATTAATTACCTTCATTCCACTCATGATCACAGGAGTCATTGCTCGTATCTACGGTAAATTAAACTACTTAACCATTTGTGGATTATTAGCAGGTTCGATGACTGATCCTCCAGCTTTAGCATTTGCTAATGCAATTAAAGAAGGAAGTGGTGCATCTTCTTTATCTTATGCAACCGTTTATCCTTTGGTGATGTTCTGTCGTATTATCTTGCCACAATTACTGGCTATTCTACTATGGACGGTCGGTTCATAA
- a CDS encoding glycosyltransferase family 9 protein, with amino-acid sequence MKNQPHSICILRLSAIGDVCHTLAVVQAIQKQYPNAEITWIIGKVEAMLVEGIPNVTLIPYDKKSGFKGILALWKQLSHKRFDVLLNMQLAIRASLLSLGIKAKQKIGFNRERAKEGQWLFTNAQVEKTATYHVLDGLMLFAKAIGVTDLNPQWQLALSEEDKQYIDQFIEKDKKQLVIAACSSSVKRDWSPQNYIKIAQFAEQHNLQVILCGSPSKYEMQVADTIHQAVPSTLNLAGKTTLKQLAVLMSHADLVISSDSGPAHIATTQGAKVLGLYAVQNPKRTGPYHHINDVISVYEEAILQEYGKPWQALPWATKAKTANLMDKITVEQVQQKMSEMLNLANE; translated from the coding sequence ATGAAAAATCAGCCACATTCTATTTGCATTTTACGTTTATCTGCTATTGGTGATGTTTGTCATACCTTAGCGGTGGTACAGGCAATTCAAAAACAATATCCTAATGCAGAAATCACTTGGATTATTGGTAAAGTAGAGGCAATGTTGGTTGAAGGGATTCCAAATGTGACTTTAATTCCCTACGATAAAAAATCAGGTTTTAAAGGTATTTTGGCATTATGGAAACAGCTCAGTCACAAGCGGTTCGATGTCTTATTAAATATGCAATTGGCTATTCGTGCCTCTCTACTGTCGCTCGGTATTAAAGCAAAGCAAAAAATTGGGTTTAATCGAGAAAGAGCTAAAGAGGGTCAATGGTTATTTACCAATGCACAGGTTGAAAAGACAGCAACGTACCATGTATTAGATGGATTAATGTTGTTTGCTAAAGCGATTGGTGTAACGGATTTAAACCCTCAATGGCAATTAGCTTTATCCGAAGAGGATAAACAATATATCGATCAGTTTATTGAAAAAGATAAAAAACAATTAGTTATTGCCGCTTGTTCAAGTAGTGTAAAACGAGATTGGTCGCCACAAAATTATATTAAGATCGCACAATTTGCTGAACAACATAATTTACAGGTAATTCTGTGTGGTTCACCTTCAAAATATGAAATGCAAGTTGCAGATACGATCCACCAAGCTGTGCCAAGTACTCTTAATTTAGCGGGTAAAACGACGTTAAAGCAATTGGCGGTATTGATGTCTCATGCTGATTTAGTCATTTCTTCTGACTCTGGTCCAGCTCACATTGCCACCACACAAGGTGCTAAGGTTTTGGGACTATATGCTGTTCAAAATCCAAAACGCACAGGGCCTTATCATCATATCAATGATGTGATTTCCGTGTATGAAGAGGCAATATTGCAAGAATATGGAAAACCGTGGCAAGCGTTACCTTGGGCAACCAAAGCGAAGACAGCTAATTTAATGGATAAAATTACGGTTGAACAAGTTCAGCAAAAAATGAGTGAAATGTTGAATCTAGCAAATGAATAA
- a CDS encoding YacL family protein: MEYQFTHSMHGVVAKCSMDHEAFSRWLNIEVVDDPNLLEAVFEEIKLCKASSLHEAIFEGSEYSLYMTSEEVVAKANNLEITSDELDKIEDGFNFYNEESIAFCGLEDFEQFLLAYKKFIQTYH, encoded by the coding sequence ATGGAATATCAATTTACACACAGCATGCACGGTGTTGTTGCAAAATGCTCAATGGATCATGAGGCCTTTTCTCGTTGGTTAAATATTGAGGTTGTTGATGACCCAAATTTACTTGAAGCTGTTTTTGAAGAAATTAAGCTCTGCAAAGCCTCTTCTCTACATGAAGCAATTTTTGAAGGTTCGGAATATTCGTTATACATGACATCAGAAGAAGTCGTTGCAAAAGCGAATAATCTTGAAATCACCTCTGACGAATTAGATAAAATCGAGGATGGGTTTAATTTTTACAATGAAGAAAGCATTGCATTTTGTGGTTTAGAAGACTTCGAACAGTTTTTACTTGCCTATAAAAAGTTTATTCAAACTTACCATTAA
- a CDS encoding aromatic amino acid transporter, whose protein sequence is MSKQPSIFGGAAIIASVCIGAGMLGLPTSGAGAWTVWSTIAITLTMVVMTLSGWLLLEAYKHYDTRASFNTATKNLLGSGANIINNISVYFVGGILLYAYTTASGNILSGLTESFFTLDSRYWSILFVLVFSFLVWHSTRVVDRISVLLVIFMALTFIFSTFGLTANIDINTLLDKTNLGSNDTNYGIYAMGLLPVALTSFGYHHSVATMRAYYGEERKAKLAILVGTGIALAIYLLWVLSIFGNLPRDQFAPIIAEDGNLDVLLAALNSVIESESVKHTLNAFSIAAILSSFIGVGLGVFDFLADFFKFDNTKSGRAKSWAVTFLPPLVLSVLFPLGFLKAIGYAGAAATIWTCIIPGLLAYKSRKLPDGEKGFKVAGGMFTIVLVIVFGIVTALFHFLSMFNVLPVFKG, encoded by the coding sequence ATGAGTAAACAACCATCTATTTTTGGTGGAGCGGCTATCATTGCCAGTGTATGTATTGGTGCAGGGATGTTAGGACTACCAACTTCAGGAGCTGGGGCTTGGACTGTCTGGTCTACCATTGCTATAACTTTAACGATGGTTGTAATGACTCTATCTGGTTGGTTGTTATTAGAGGCTTATAAACATTACGACACTCGAGCTTCATTTAATACAGCAACTAAAAATCTGCTAGGCAGTGGTGCGAACATCATTAATAATATTTCTGTTTACTTTGTAGGCGGAATCTTACTTTACGCCTACACCACCGCATCTGGTAATATTTTATCAGGTTTAACAGAATCATTTTTTACTTTAGATTCTCGTTATTGGTCTATTTTATTTGTGCTAGTTTTTTCTTTCCTTGTATGGCATTCAACAAGGGTGGTCGATAGAATTTCTGTATTACTTGTTATTTTTATGGCACTCACCTTTATTTTTAGTACTTTTGGACTGACTGCCAATATAGATATCAATACCTTATTAGATAAAACTAACCTTGGTAGCAATGATACAAACTATGGTATTTATGCAATGGGATTACTCCCTGTCGCACTGACTTCTTTTGGCTATCATCACTCAGTTGCAACAATGAGGGCCTACTATGGCGAAGAGCGTAAAGCAAAACTCGCTATTCTAGTAGGAACAGGGATCGCTTTAGCAATCTATTTATTATGGGTACTATCTATTTTTGGTAACTTACCTCGCGATCAATTTGCGCCAATTATTGCTGAAGATGGAAATCTTGATGTCCTATTGGCTGCATTAAATAGCGTGATTGAATCTGAATCAGTAAAACACACTTTAAATGCATTTTCTATTGCCGCGATTTTATCTTCATTTATCGGTGTAGGATTAGGAGTATTCGATTTCTTAGCTGATTTCTTCAAATTCGATAATACAAAATCAGGGAGAGCAAAATCATGGGCAGTAACCTTTTTACCGCCATTAGTACTTTCAGTGCTATTTCCGTTAGGCTTTTTAAAAGCGATCGGTTATGCAGGTGCTGCAGCAACAATTTGGACTTGTATTATCCCTGGTTTATTAGCTTATAAATCACGCAAATTACCAGATGGAGAGAAAGGATTTAAAGTAGCTGGAGGAATGTTCACTATCGTATTAGTGATTGTATTTGGTATCGTCACTGCACTATTCCACTTCCTTTCAATGTTTAACGTGCTTCCCGTTTTCAAAGGGTAA
- the tyrA gene encoding bifunctional chorismate mutase/prephenate dehydrogenase, with amino-acid sequence MTNPLEQIREQIDLVDQQLIDLLEKRLSLVAEVGQIKQQYGLPIYAPDREATMIKARRAEAEKQGIPADLVEDILRRIMRESYISENKHGFKTINPAIKKIVIVGGKGKLGQLFAGYFTRSGYKVESLDQEDWQQADCILKNADLVVISVPIAKTIAVIESLQPYLTEDMILADLTSVKAEPLAKMLEVHSGAVVGLHPMFGPDIASFAKQVTACCHGRFAERYQWLLEQIQIWGARIEVIDAKEHDNAMTYIQALRHFSTFVSGVHLSQQPVKLEQLLALSSPIYRLELAMIGRLFAQDATLYADIIADKPENLVVAESLRESFDQCLAFFKHNDKQGFIDAFEQVHQWFGKYSEQFLKESRNLLQQANDLKS; translated from the coding sequence ATGACGAATCCACTAGAGCAAATTAGAGAACAAATCGATCTAGTTGATCAACAGCTGATAGATTTACTTGAAAAACGTCTATCCCTTGTTGCAGAAGTTGGGCAGATAAAGCAACAATACGGGTTGCCTATCTATGCACCTGATCGTGAAGCTACAATGATTAAGGCTCGTCGAGCAGAAGCTGAAAAACAGGGCATACCAGCAGATTTGGTTGAAGATATTTTACGTCGCATTATGCGAGAATCCTATATCAGCGAAAATAAACACGGGTTCAAAACGATCAATCCAGCGATTAAAAAAATTGTTATTGTTGGCGGAAAAGGAAAATTAGGACAACTTTTTGCAGGTTATTTTACACGTTCTGGTTACAAGGTTGAGTCACTTGATCAAGAGGATTGGCAACAGGCAGATTGTATTCTTAAAAATGCAGATTTAGTAGTAATTTCTGTACCGATCGCAAAAACAATCGCCGTGATTGAATCACTTCAGCCTTATTTAACAGAGGATATGATCTTAGCTGATCTTACTTCGGTTAAAGCCGAACCTTTAGCTAAAATGTTAGAAGTTCATAGTGGGGCAGTGGTAGGTTTACATCCAATGTTTGGACCGGATATTGCAAGTTTTGCGAAGCAAGTGACCGCTTGTTGTCATGGAAGATTTGCTGAGCGTTATCAATGGTTGCTAGAGCAGATTCAAATTTGGGGGGCGAGAATAGAAGTAATTGATGCTAAAGAGCATGATAACGCAATGACCTATATTCAAGCGTTACGCCATTTTTCCACTTTTGTATCAGGTGTGCATTTATCTCAACAGCCAGTAAAACTTGAACAATTACTCGCATTATCTTCGCCTATTTATCGCCTAGAATTGGCTATGATTGGACGATTATTTGCACAAGATGCGACTTTATATGCCGATATTATTGCCGACAAACCAGAAAATTTAGTGGTGGCAGAATCGTTACGAGAAAGTTTTGATCAGTGTTTAGCTTTCTTTAAACACAATGATAAACAAGGATTTATCGATGCCTTTGAGCAAGTACATCAATGGTTTGGAAAGTATTCTGAACAGTTTCTTAAAGAAAGTCGTAATCTGTTACAGCAAGCGAATGACTTAAAATCATAG